The Vibrio echinoideorum DNA window TGGGACAGAGAGGTGAAAATTCCAATTCCAAACATCCACAACACACCAGCCAGCATCGCGGACGCAATCGATGTGGGTATTCGTTTAAGCAGCGTATCAAAGATGCCAGTTAGACCCGTAATAGTGATCAGCAGTGAGCTAAATAGGAAGATAGCGACGGCTTGTTCTACGGTGAGCCCATCCAATGAGGTGATAAGTAGCGCAGCGCCCGGCGTAGACCATGCCGTCACTATCGGTTGCTTGTATTTCCACGATAGTAGAATCGTCGACACGCCCATGCCAATTCCGAGCGCCCAAAACCACGAAGCAATCTGCTGCTGGCTGGCTCCTGCACTGGTCGCCGCTTGGAAGATGATCGCTGCCGCACTCGCATAACCGATAAATACCGCAATAAAACCAGTACTGATGTGAGAAAACTTAACCTGACCCATACTAACCACTCTCGTTGTGCGTTATAACATACATAGAACTTAACTTAGCATTTGTGCGTTATAGCGCACAAGTGTTATTTGTTTAAATTTTGTTCGCGATAAGGTTAAGCACGAGCAAACTTAAATAGGTAGATGAACGAAAACATGCCGAAGAACATGAATGTGGAAACTCGCTTTAATGTAAAAGAGAGTTTGAGTGACCAAAACGATGTGCAAGTCAGCCACAACCTAAAACGGATTCGTAAAGAGAAAGGCTGGAGCCTCGACGCGACTGCCAAAGCGACCGGTGTCAGTAAAGCGATGTTAGGGCAAATTGAACGTGGTGAATCGAGCCCAACCGTCGCGAAGCTATGGCAAATTGCCACTGGTTTGAACGTTTCATTCTCGAGTTTGATTTTGTCTTGCTCCAGTAATGTGTTGGTGAGTTTGTTCCGAGACGCGAATGAATTACGTGATGAAAGCCTGAATGAGGGCTTTACGGTTAGTGTTGTTTTTCCGTTTGAAGCCTCTGTAGGCTTTGAAGTGTATGAGCTGGGATTAGCAGAAAACTATGAGCACTTTTCTGAGCCGCACAATGCCGGAGTGATTGAGCATATATTGTGTATTTCAGGTCGAATAGCGGTGTTCTTCGATGACAGTTGGCATGAATTAAGCCAAGGGCAAGCGGTACGTTTTAATGCTGAACAACCCCATGGCTATAAAAACATCGGTTCAGAGAAAGCCGTTTTTCACGACATTATCCATTACCCCGACCAATGGCAGCGTTCATAGGTTGATAGGTTTAAACCAATTTAAAAATCTTCCAGACATAAAAAAGCGCAGCTAAATAGCTGCGCTTTGTATTTTTATGATCACCAAGTAAATGGGTTCGCTATATTAACGCTGTGTTGCGCGCTGGCGATTTTTTCCGTTACTTGCAGGTTTACCACCTTGACCATTACCTGCTTTGCTGCGGTTTGGCTTGCCATTTCCGCCGCCATTGCCTTGCGATTGCTGGCTAGCAGGGGCTTTTTTGATGAAACCGGTCGCTGGTTTATTCGCGTTACCATTACCGTTCTGCTTTCCGTTGCCTTGATTGCCGTTACCTTGGTTACCTGTTGGCTTCTTACCACCCGGCTTAGGCTTATTGCCACCAGGCTTAGAATGGTTACGTGGGCTTTCGCCGCCAAGACCCGGTTGAGCTTTACTGTGCTTAGTTGCAAAACGTTGTGAACCATGACGACCAGACTTACGACGCTGTGCCGGTGTCAGAGCTTCAAAGTCTTCTTCTGGTACTAAGCAGTTCGCTTTGTCACCAATTAGGTGTTTTTTGCCCATGCTGATTAGTGCTTCACGGATGATCTTCCAGTTTTCTGGATCGTGGTAACGAAGCAATGCTTTATGCAGACGACGTTGACGATCACCTTTAGGCACTGGAACATCTTCACGTTTTTTGTATTTCACACGCTTCAGAGGGTTAGTCTCTGAGTAGTACATCGACGTCGCATTACACATTGGCGATGGGTAGAAGTTCTGTACTTGGTCACACTCGTAGTTATGCTTTTTCAGCCACAACGCAAGGTTAAGCATGTCTTCATCTTCCGTGCCCGGGTGAGCAGAGATGAAGTAAGGAATTAGATACTGTTTCTTACCGGCTTCAGCGCTGTACTTCTCGAACATCTCTTTGAAACGATCGTAAGTGCCCATGCCCGGTTTCATCATCAGATCCAGAGGGCCTTTTTCAGTGTGCTCTGGAGCAATCTTCAAGTAACCACCAACGTGGTGAGTCACAAGCTCACGTACGTATTCTGGAGATTCAATCGCAAGGTCATAACGAACGCCTGATGCGATCATTACTTTCTTGATACCCGGAACCTTTCTCGCTGAGCGGTAAAGGTCAATGGTGTGCTGGTGGTCTGTGTTCAGTTTTTCACAGATTTTAGGGAACACACATGATGGGCGACGGCAGTTAATTTCAGCTTTAGGATCAGAACAACCTAGACGATACATGTTCGCCGTTGGTCCACCCAAGTCAGAAATGGTACCGGTAAAGCCAGGTACTTTATCTTTAATGTCTTCGATTTCATCCAAGATCGATTCTTTCGAACGGTTCTGAATGATACGACCTTCGTGCTCTGTGATTGAACAGAAAGAACAACCACCAAAACAACCACGCATGATGTTAACCGAAGTTTTAATCATGTCGTATGCAGGGATCTTTGCTTTGCCATACATAGGGTGCGGAACACGCTTGTACGCAAGGCCAAACACGTAATCCATCTCTTCAGTTGCAAGAGGAATTGGCGCTTGGTTTACCCATAGTTCGCGGTCACCGTGACGTTGAATAAGAGCACGACCTGAATACGGGTTGGTCTCTAGGTGCAGAATACGGCTAGCGTGAGCGTAAAGAATACGGTCGTTATTGAGCTTTTCGAAACCAGGGATACGAACCGCGGTTGTTTTTGCATCGTGACGAGAAGGACGAATAGTAATTGGCTGCGCCTTTACTTCTTCTTTTTCATCTTTCTTGGTATCACATTGCGTTTCTACTTCGTACGGGTTAACCGGAACGTAGGCTTTGTTCGGTTTTTCGATACGAGAAGAATCAATAATTTTGTAACCTTCAGGCGCTGCAGGTAAGTTGATAGCAGTACCGCGGATATTGGTCAGCGTAGACATGTCTTCGCCATCGGCAATGCGGTGTGCCACTTCAACCAATGCACGCTCAGCGTTACCGAAAAGAAGAATGTCTGCTTTTGCATCAAACAATACAGAGCGACGAACTTTATCAGACCAGTAGTCGTAGTGCGCTACGCGACGTAAGCTTGCTTCAATACCACCAAGAACGATTGGTGTGCCTTTGTAAGCTTCACGACAACGTTGAGAATAAATCAGAGTTGCACGGTCAGGACGCTTACCACCTTCATTGTTTGGTGTGTAGGCATCGTCGTGACGAAGTTTGCGATCAGAGGTGTAGCGGTTGATCATGGAATCCATGTTACCCGCAGTGATGCCGAAGAATAGGTTAGGTCGACCCAGTTCCATAAAGGCATCTTTACTGTCCCACTTTGGTTGGGCAATGATGCCCACGCGGAAACCTTGAGCTTCAAGCAAACGGCCAATGATAGCCATACCAAAGCTCGGGTGATCGACATAAGCGTCACCAGTTACAATAATAATGTCACAGCTATCCCATCCAAGAGCATCCATCTCCTTTCTACTGGTAGGCAAAAAGGGTGCTGTTCCGTAGCACTCGGCCCAGTATTTTTTGTGTTCGTGAATAGGAGTGATATCGCTGTACATATTTCAACCTCTGATTTTTGAGGCGGGAATTATAGCGGCATGAGCCTAGACTAGCCAGTAGAACATGCCCCTGTTAGTTCTGATGTCTTTCGCCATTTTGCAGATAATGCTGACAAAAGAACCATACAACAGCATAGTTGAAGCCTTGAATAACGTCGCTAATTTGTGATTTTGATTAGTGTTCGCAGCAGTTTTTGATATTATTCGCGAAAATAAGTCTGAAGAAGTAGATCCACAATGGTCGAATCATTATTAGTACAATTTGCTCCCATGCTACTAGGAGCCCAACTGATCTTAACCCTCATTTTGGTAAAAGGGGATATTTGCCCGGGACAACGTGGCCGTATTCACAAGATGTTACCTGCGATTGGCGTGCTTTGGCTTGCTGTTGCTTCATTAAGAATTGAAGCGTTTCTTGTCGTGTTCGCGATCTTTTATTTCTATTCTCAAATTCAAACCAAGAAGACACGTGATTCTGGTCCTATTTGGGTGATGTACCTTGCGTGTGGTTTGGCGCTTTCATACGTTGCTATTCAAGCGACTGAGCAAGCAACCACCGTCGGTATTATTACTACTTTACTGCTAGTGGCACTGTTGGGGTCTGCGTTTGGTCATTTACTGCTGACGATTGCGAGAACACGCTTACAAGCATTTCACCGTGTTCTGCCTGTTGTGGGCGTATTAACAGGCATGCTGGTGGTTTTGGCGACGGTCGTAAATGTTTATTCTCTGTCTGAAGCTCAATTAGAGCCAATGATTTCAACCCTACTGTTTAGCTTTGCTTTGCTAATCTCAGCTATCGTAGTGTGGTGTTGGCATCTATTGTTCGTTAAAACCCCTGAAAAGCTTCAGCTGACTATTTCATTGTTGATGTTATTGGTGGCGGCCGTTGGTTTAACGCCAGTTTGGGCGATGTAGGCGGTTACTGATCTCACAAGCCTTTTGGTGTTGAATCGAAAAAGTGTGATCTGTTTTTTAGCGTGGTGTTGGTAAGCGTTCTAAACTTAAATCTAGTCGGTGTGTTCGTTAGGAGTACGGGATGGATTTAAGCAACGTCAAAGGTTTCGAAAGCATTATTTTGCTGGGAATCGTGAATGAAAAACTTCGCTTAGAATGCGATAGCTTTGAAGAGCTGATCAGTATGTATGAAATGGATATAGAAAGTGTTGTAGGTAAGCTTGATATGCTTGGCTATCAATACGACCCATTAACTAACCAGTTTAAGTCTTATCCAAGATAAGCAACAAACTGGCGCATCTTCTGTCGATTGTGAGTCAGCTATCGATTGTGAGCCAGTTATCGAGAATGAACTAGTTATCGATTGTGAGCCAGTATCGTGAATGAACAAGTACCGCCATCGTCGGTACTAAAGCTAAAAGAAGAAAGTCACAGATAATCTGTGACTTTTTTGTTTCTGGCGCATTCCTATCTGGTTCAACGCTGGCATAAACTAACCCAACAACGCGCCTCTTAAACGACTTCAATGCCATCTAGGTGACTCTTACTTTGCTGTCTTGCCGTGCTAAAGAAAGCTTGTAGGTAACGTTTGTCTTTTTCTGAGTTTCTTACCGCTGCGAATAACCTTCTTGAAAGCCCTTTGCCTAATGGTTTGCTGGCAATGAGTCCTTGCCTTGAAAATTCACTGATCGCCCAGTTTGGTAATGCTGCGACACCTAAGCCAGCTGATACCATTTGTACCAACATTAATGTGTTGTCTGCCTGTTTCCATTTCTTTGGTTCAACGCCTGCGGGTTGCAAAAAGTGTTTTACTACGTCGAGACGCTGCTTTTGAACCGGATAAGAGAGCATCGTAATATCACTAAGATCTTGCGGTTCAATACTCGGCTTTTCGGCCAAAGGAGAGTTGATCGCGGTGATCAAGCGCATCTCAAAATCGAAAAGCGGTTCGTAGTGAACTTCAGAACGGGGCTGTATATCGGAGGTGATCACCAAATCTAACTCACCTGCCATCAATGCCGGTAGAGGCTCAAACCCGAACCCTGACGAGAAATCTAAGGTCACGCTTGGCCAAGCAACTTGGTACTCTTTCAACGCGGGCATTAGCCATTGGAAGCATGAGTGACACTCGATCGCCATGTGCAATCGGCCATTCACATCCTCTTTTAGGCTCGCCAACTCATTCTCTGCTTTAGCAATCTTTGGCTGTATCTCATCCGCGAGCTTAAGCAAGATCTCACCCTCAGAGGTAAATTTCACTGGCCTAGTTTTTCGTAGGAAAAGCTGACCGCCAATACGCGCTTCAAGGTCTTTCAATTGATGAGAAAGCGCCGACTGAGTCAGGTGAAGAGAGGTCGCAGTGGCTGTTAACGATCCGCTGTCTCTCAAGGTGGTCAATGTTCGAAGGTGTTTAAGCTCTATCATGAGTATTCCTCATATTCCCTAAGCCAATTCAATATTTCTTAATAATCACCCTACGGTGTTTTTGATCTTTTGTAAACGTCTAGATGTCCAGATGGATTTAAACTGTTCATCTTTGGATGATTCAAGATGAATATTATTAATAAACAAGATGAATATTTGGACGTTGTCCATAGATCGGATTAAGGCGATAGTTTAGCCATCCAGACGCCTTTTTGGAAAAGTGAAATCATCAAAGGCAGTCTGACCGGAATTTAAAATTATCGAATAAGGAAAAGACTCATGACGACAACAACGCATATTCTTGGCTACCCACGTATCGGCGAAAAAAGAGAACTCAAATTCACGCTCGAGAAATACTGGCGCGGTGATATCGATCAATCTGAGCTCAAGCAACTCGGCAGCGAATTAAGAAATCGTAACTGGAATGTACAAGCTGACGCGAATCTAAGCTTTGCAACTGCGGGTGACTTCGCATGGTACGATCATGTTCTAACAACGACTCTACTTCTAGGTCATGTACCAAAACGTCATACTGGTGGTTCTGAAGATGAAAAAGCCTTCCCAGATCTGGATACCTTGTTCCGTGTAGGTCGCGGTCAGTCTCAAGTTCAGTCAACTTGCTGCGGTGGTACGCATACGTCTAATGATGGCACTAAAGACAGTTCGGCTGCTTCCGACATGACGAAATGGTTCAACACCAATTACCACTACATTGTTCCAGAGTTCAGTAAAGACGACACCTTTGAAGTGAGCTGGCCGCAGCTGTTTGACGAAGTGAACGAAGCGATAAAAGCAGGACACAAAGTTAAGCCTGTACTTCTCGGCCCACTGTCATATTTGTACTTAGGCAAAGAAGTGGAAGAGGGCTTTGACCGCTTAACCTTGCTTCCACGTTTGCTTACTGCTTACCAAGCGATTTTGGCAAAACTCGCCAAGTTGGGCGTTGAGTGGGTGCAAATCGATGAGCCCATTCTATCTCTGGAACTTGAGACTAAGTGGGCAGATTCATTCAAGTTGGCTTATCAAGTGATTCAAGGCGATGTGAAACTATTGCTGACCACTTACTTTGATTCGGTGACTGACACGTTAGACAAGATCGTGGAACTGCCCGTCAACGGCTTACACATCGACTTGGCTGCCGCACCGCAGCAACTTGATGAGGTGGTGAATAAATTGCCACAAAATTGGGTGCTTTCTGCAGGGGCGATTAACGGTCGCAATGTATGGCGTGCTGATTTGGCCACGCAGCTAGAGCTACTGCAGCCAGTGAAAGAGAAGCTAGGAGACAAACTGTGGGTGGCAAGTTCATGTTCGCTGCTGCATAGCCCAGTAGATTTGGAGTTAGAAGATTCGCTCAGCGAAGAAGTGAAGAGTTGGTTTGCTTTCGCGAAACAGAAAGTCACCGAGGTGAGTTTATTGGGGGCTGCATTAGATGGCGATCAAAATGCCATTTTAGCGTGTGAGACTTACAGCCAACCAATTGTTGCTCGTAAGAGCGCAACTCATGTCAACAAGCCGCAAGTTCAAGCTCGCCTCAATATCATCACTAAAGCGTTAGCTGAGCGAAGTGCGCCTTACGCAGAACGTGCGGCGCATCAGTCTGAAGTTCTCGGCTTACCGCTGTTACCAACCACAACCATTGGTTCATTCCCACAGACCGGTGAAATTCGTGTTCAACGTAGCGCCTACCGAACCGGTCAATTGAGTGAAGCGGAATACACCACCGCACTAAAAGGTCACATTGCGGATGCAGTCAAACGTCAAGAAGCACTCGATTTGGATGTGCTTGTGCACGGTGAAGCCGAGCGCAATGACATGGTGGAATACTTTGCAGAAAACCTAGCCGGCTTCCAAACCACCAAATTTGGTTGGGTACAAAGCTATGGTTCTCGCTGCGTAAAACCTGCGATTGTGGTTGCGGATATCGAACGTGAAAAACCAATGACGGTGGAATGGTCGACCTATGCTCAATCTCTGACTTCAAAGCAGATGAAAGGCATGCTCACTGGGCCTGTCACTATCTTGTGTTGGACATTCCCACGTGAAGACATCTCACGCAAAGAGATCACTAACCAACTGGCGTTTGCACTGCGTGATGAGGTGTCGGATTTACAAGACGCTGGCATCAACATCATTCAAATTGATGAACCTGCCATTCGTGAAGGTTTGCCACTGAAAAAGCGCGACCACGCAGAATATCTAGAGTGGGCGGTTGATGCCTTTAAGATCTCAGCGGCGAGTGCCAAGCCAGAAACTCAGATCCATACCCATATGTGTTACAGCGAGTTCAACGAGATCATTGACTCAGTCGCTGCGCTAGATGCCGATGTGATTACCATAGAGACTTCTCGTTCGAACATGGAGCTACTGAAAGCGTTTGAAGAGTTTAACTATCCGAATGCGATTGGACCGGGTGTTTATGACATTCACTCACCAAACATTCCTTCAGAAGAGTGGATTGTTGATTTACTAAAGAAAGCGGCAGAAAAAATCCCAGCAGAACGTTTGTGGGCAAACCCTGATTGTGGTCTAAAGACGCGTAACTGGGCAGAAACAGAAGCGGCACTGACAAACCTTGTGTCGGCGACTAAGACACTGCGTAAAGAGTGGGAAGCTGCAGACGCTTTAGTATAACGAACACTAGGGTTTGATTACCCGCTAATCCACGATGAACCACAAAAAAGGCCTCGCAGTGCGAGGCCTTTTGGTTCTGTGCTTGTTTGAATCTCGAGCTAGAAACTAGCTGCTACTTTGACATGTCTCTTTACTGATCAGCTTCTCAACGATCAATTGTCCGCGAGTGTTGCGAATCTTGATGTTGTAAGCCAAGCCCATGTCGAGGTTTGCTCTTACTTCAGAGTTGGTGCAGTAGCTATTCACACTCATGTCTACAACTTGATTTAAAGGCTTAGCACCTTTTGCATCTTGGTTGTAGATCATCATGATTTCGATAACCGTGTTCTTTGCCAGCACGCGCATGACCGACAGCGGGCCATACTCAATCGGCAGGCCTGCGGATAAAACGCCAGCGCGATGTTGCGCCATCATTTCTAGCTGTCTTTGTTTGTCTTGTTCACTTGATGAGCTACAGCCTGCAAGCAGAACAGCGGCCAGTGAACCGATAATCCATTTTTTCACGTTAAAATACTTTCTTGAATGGTTTAACAATCACATTTTGGTAGACGCCAGCAGCAATGTACGGGTCTGCGTCTGCCCATGCTTGTGCATCGTCTAAAGAATTAAATTCAGCAATCACAGTAGAACCAGTGAAACCAGCTTCGCCGGGGTTATCTGAATCAATCGCTGGCATTGGACCTGCAGTTAAAAGTCGGCCTTCATCGTGAAGTGTTTGTAGGCGTTCTAGATGTTGTGGGCGAACACTTAGTCGTTTTTCTAATGAGTTTTCGACGTCTTGAGAAAAAATCACGTACCACATATTGAGATATCCTTATTTTACTTCACTGAATTTGGGGCGTTTAAATTCGCTATCTTGCTAATTTACGCGAACTAATTGGTATTGGAAGGGCTAATGATAAGAAATTGTGAAATGGTGCTAGAGAGTTGAATGGTCTTTAGTGATTTCATTTACCGTCGCTAAAGACCGTTGCATTCGTTTGTATCGATAGAAAAGCAAAAAGTTTGCTTAGTGAAAAGTGCTATTTTTTAACTGGTCGAGGTTTGCCACTTTCATCAACTGCGACGTAGTTGAATGTCGCACCACATACCTTGTAGCGATCGCCGATACCGTGATCAAGTACGGGCTTAACCCAAACTTCTAGGTCGATATTCATCGAGCTACGACCAATCTTAGTGCAGTCGCCATAAACACAGACTACATCACCAACCGATACGGGTTGTTTGAACTGGATGCTCGATACTGAAACGGTGACGATCTTGCCGTTAGAGATCTCTTTCGCCAGTATGCCACCAGCAAGGTCAAGCTGAGACATTATCCAACCACCGAATATTTGACCTGCTGCATTGGTATCAGAAGGCATCGCTAAAGTGCGAAGGAGTAAAGAACCAATCGGGTTCAAAGTTGATTGAATAGTCATTGTAGTACTCTTGGTGGTATTGATTATCTGAAATAAAAAATAGATGTGTGATGGGTTATCGAAGTATTTGTTGCTTCACAAGCAACAAGTTACCGTCAAATAGGTGAACGAGTGGCAGCCTCAAAGAGGACGTTAATTACTCGTTTTTCCCGTACACAAACAAATCAGTGGCCAATGATCGCGAGTATCATTGGCCACCGGGAATCGCATATTGAGAAGAATTGTAGCAAAAAGGGGATGAGGACTCATCTCTTAGGGTTACTTCTCGTCGGTATTTTTGTCTGCTAGGTCTTGCTGCTTATCTTTTGCCAGAGCTTGGTCTTTTGGTAAATGTTTATAAATATAAACACCCGTTAGAAAGGTAAACGCAAAGGTTGCGATGAGAAGGCCGAACACTTTGAAGTTAACCCAAACATCTAATGGCAGGTTGAAAGCCACATAAACGTTGAGAGTGGCGCAGAGAGTAAAAAACAAAGTCCAAGCCCAGTTGATCTTGCCCCATACGGCATCAGGAAGTGAGATCTCTTTGCCCAACATGCCTTTAATTGCAGACTTGCCCATGATGTGACTTACCGTTAAGCCAATAGCAAACAGCGCGTAAACGATGGTAACTTTCCATTTTATGAAATTATCGTCGTGCAAAAAGATGGTCATGCCACCAAATACGGCAACCATCAAAAATGTGATGATCTGCATTTTCTCTACTTTCTTGTAGATGATGTACGTTAAAACGATTTGTACTGCGGAAGCAACAATCAATGCGCCTGTAGCTGTGTAGATGTCGTACATCTTGTACAGCGCAAAGAAAATAATGAGAGGAATGAAATCAAGGATTTGCTTCATGTGGCACTGAGTATCCAGTTAGTTGAGTTGCAGACAGTCTAACTAAAATTGCCTCGATGCTAAATAGCCCGAGACAATTGGCTGCAAAACTAATTGTGTGGAACTCAATGTTACCGCATAGACGATGTTTGGTACCGGGGGATCAATTTCTTAATATCCTCAAGGTAACCTTCGCTCTTTAAGCTATCTAACGTATTTTCGAGTTCTTGTTCGC harbors:
- a CDS encoding septation protein A, translated to MKQILDFIPLIIFFALYKMYDIYTATGALIVASAVQIVLTYIIYKKVEKMQIITFLMVAVFGGMTIFLHDDNFIKWKVTIVYALFAIGLTVSHIMGKSAIKGMLGKEISLPDAVWGKINWAWTLFFTLCATLNVYVAFNLPLDVWVNFKVFGLLIATFAFTFLTGVYIYKHLPKDQALAKDKQQDLADKNTDEK
- the yciA gene encoding acyl-CoA thioester hydrolase YciA, with translation MTIQSTLNPIGSLLLRTLAMPSDTNAAGQIFGGWIMSQLDLAGGILAKEISNGKIVTVSVSSIQFKQPVSVGDVVCVYGDCTKIGRSSMNIDLEVWVKPVLDHGIGDRYKVCGATFNYVAVDESGKPRPVKK
- a CDS encoding helix-turn-helix domain-containing protein; the encoded protein is MNENMPKNMNVETRFNVKESLSDQNDVQVSHNLKRIRKEKGWSLDATAKATGVSKAMLGQIERGESSPTVAKLWQIATGLNVSFSSLILSCSSNVLVSLFRDANELRDESLNEGFTVSVVFPFEASVGFEVYELGLAENYEHFSEPHNAGVIEHILCISGRIAVFFDDSWHELSQGQAVRFNAEQPHGYKNIGSEKAVFHDIIHYPDQWQRS
- the gspS2 gene encoding GspS/AspS pilotin family protein, with translation MKKWIIGSLAAVLLAGCSSSSEQDKQRQLEMMAQHRAGVLSAGLPIEYGPLSVMRVLAKNTVIEIMMIYNQDAKGAKPLNQVVDMSVNSYCTNSEVRANLDMGLAYNIKIRNTRGQLIVEKLISKETCQSSS
- a CDS encoding LysR substrate-binding domain-containing protein; this encodes MIELKHLRTLTTLRDSGSLTATATSLHLTQSALSHQLKDLEARIGGQLFLRKTRPVKFTSEGEILLKLADEIQPKIAKAENELASLKEDVNGRLHMAIECHSCFQWLMPALKEYQVAWPSVTLDFSSGFGFEPLPALMAGELDLVITSDIQPRSEVHYEPLFDFEMRLITAINSPLAEKPSIEPQDLSDITMLSYPVQKQRLDVVKHFLQPAGVEPKKWKQADNTLMLVQMVSAGLGVAALPNWAISEFSRQGLIASKPLGKGLSRRLFAAVRNSEKDKRYLQAFFSTARQQSKSHLDGIEVV
- the metE gene encoding 5-methyltetrahydropteroyltriglutamate--homocysteine S-methyltransferase; this translates as MTTTTHILGYPRIGEKRELKFTLEKYWRGDIDQSELKQLGSELRNRNWNVQADANLSFATAGDFAWYDHVLTTTLLLGHVPKRHTGGSEDEKAFPDLDTLFRVGRGQSQVQSTCCGGTHTSNDGTKDSSAASDMTKWFNTNYHYIVPEFSKDDTFEVSWPQLFDEVNEAIKAGHKVKPVLLGPLSYLYLGKEVEEGFDRLTLLPRLLTAYQAILAKLAKLGVEWVQIDEPILSLELETKWADSFKLAYQVIQGDVKLLLTTYFDSVTDTLDKIVELPVNGLHIDLAAAPQQLDEVVNKLPQNWVLSAGAINGRNVWRADLATQLELLQPVKEKLGDKLWVASSCSLLHSPVDLELEDSLSEEVKSWFAFAKQKVTEVSLLGAALDGDQNAILACETYSQPIVARKSATHVNKPQVQARLNIITKALAERSAPYAERAAHQSEVLGLPLLPTTTIGSFPQTGEIRVQRSAYRTGQLSEAEYTTALKGHIADAVKRQEALDLDVLVHGEAERNDMVEYFAENLAGFQTTKFGWVQSYGSRCVKPAIVVADIEREKPMTVEWSTYAQSLTSKQMKGMLTGPVTILCWTFPREDISRKEITNQLAFALRDEVSDLQDAGINIIQIDEPAIREGLPLKKRDHAEYLEWAVDAFKISAASAKPETQIHTHMCYSEFNEIIDSVAALDADVITIETSRSNMELLKAFEEFNYPNAIGPGVYDIHSPNIPSEEWIVDLLKKAAEKIPAERLWANPDCGLKTRNWAETEAALTNLVSATKTLRKEWEAADALV
- a CDS encoding YgiQ family radical SAM protein, producing MDALGWDSCDIIIVTGDAYVDHPSFGMAIIGRLLEAQGFRVGIIAQPKWDSKDAFMELGRPNLFFGITAGNMDSMINRYTSDRKLRHDDAYTPNNEGGKRPDRATLIYSQRCREAYKGTPIVLGGIEASLRRVAHYDYWSDKVRRSVLFDAKADILLFGNAERALVEVAHRIADGEDMSTLTNIRGTAINLPAAPEGYKIIDSSRIEKPNKAYVPVNPYEVETQCDTKKDEKEEVKAQPITIRPSRHDAKTTAVRIPGFEKLNNDRILYAHASRILHLETNPYSGRALIQRHGDRELWVNQAPIPLATEEMDYVFGLAYKRVPHPMYGKAKIPAYDMIKTSVNIMRGCFGGCSFCSITEHEGRIIQNRSKESILDEIEDIKDKVPGFTGTISDLGGPTANMYRLGCSDPKAEINCRRPSCVFPKICEKLNTDHQHTIDLYRSARKVPGIKKVMIASGVRYDLAIESPEYVRELVTHHVGGYLKIAPEHTEKGPLDLMMKPGMGTYDRFKEMFEKYSAEAGKKQYLIPYFISAHPGTEDEDMLNLALWLKKHNYECDQVQNFYPSPMCNATSMYYSETNPLKRVKYKKREDVPVPKGDRQRRLHKALLRYHDPENWKIIREALISMGKKHLIGDKANCLVPEEDFEALTPAQRRKSGRHGSQRFATKHSKAQPGLGGESPRNHSKPGGNKPKPGGKKPTGNQGNGNQGNGKQNGNGNANKPATGFIKKAPASQQSQGNGGGNGKPNRSKAGNGQGGKPASNGKNRQRATQR
- a CDS encoding DUF4250 domain-containing protein, with the translated sequence MDLSNVKGFESIILLGIVNEKLRLECDSFEELISMYEMDIESVVGKLDMLGYQYDPLTNQFKSYPR
- a CDS encoding YciI family protein, which produces MWYVIFSQDVENSLEKRLSVRPQHLERLQTLHDEGRLLTAGPMPAIDSDNPGEAGFTGSTVIAEFNSLDDAQAWADADPYIAAGVYQNVIVKPFKKVF